The proteins below come from a single Eptesicus fuscus isolate TK198812 chromosome 5, DD_ASM_mEF_20220401, whole genome shotgun sequence genomic window:
- the MTA1 gene encoding metastasis-associated protein MTA1 isoform X1, with protein sequence MAANMYRVGDYVYFENSSSNPYLIRRIEELNKTANGNVEAKVVCFYRRRDISSTLIALADKHATLSVCYKPGSGADGEEGEMEEEMENPEMVDLPEKLRHQLRHRELFLSRQLESLPATHIRGKCSVTLLNETESLKSYLEREDFFFYSLVYDPQQKTLLADRGEIRVGSRYQADVTDLLREGEEDGRDQSQLETKVWEAHNPLVDKQIDQFLVVARSVGTFARALDCSSSVRQPSLHMSAAAASRDITLFHAMDTLHRSVYDVAKAISALVPQGGPVLCRDEMEEWSASEASLFEEALEKYGKDFTDIQQDFLPWKSLTSIIEYYYMWKTTDRYVQQKRLKAAEAESKLKQVYIPNYNKPNPNQISVSSVKAGVVNGAGAPGQTPGAGRACESCYTTQSYQWYSWGPPNMQCRLCASCWTYWKKYGGLKMPTRLDGERPGPNRSNMSPHGIPARSSGSPKFAMKTRQAFYLHTTKLTRIARRLCREILRPWHAARHPCLPINSAAIKAECTARLPEASQSPLVLKQAARKPLEAVLRYLETHPRPPKPDPGKSVSGVLGGLTPAKSAPVINNGSPTILGKRSYEQHNGVDGNMKKRLLMPSRGLTNHGQTRHMGPSRNLLLNGKPYPTKVRLIRGGSLPPVKRRRMNWIDAPDDVFYMATEETRKIRKLLSSSETKRAARRPYKPIALRQSQALPLRPPPPAPVNDEPIVIED encoded by the exons ACTACGTCTACTTCGAGAACTCCTCCAGCAACCCCTACCTGATCCGGAGGATTGAGGAGCTCAACAAG ACGGCCAACGGGAACGTGGAGGCCAAGGTGGTGTGCTTCTACCGGCGGCGGGACATCTCCAGCACCCTCATCGCGCTGGCGGACAAGCATGCCA CCCTGTCTGTCTGCTACAAACCCGGGTCCGGGGCCGACGGCGAGGAAG gggagatggaggaggagatggagaaccCCGAGATGGTGGACCTGCCCGAGAAGCTCCGGCACCAGCTGCGGCACCGGGAGCTGTTCCTCTCGCGGCAGCTGGAGTCGCTGCCCGCCACCCACATCAG GGGGAAGTGCAGCGTCACTCTGCTCAACGAGACCGAGTCGCTCAAGTCCTACCTGGAGCGGGAG GACTTCTTCTTCTACTCACTCGTCTACGACCCGCAGCAGAAGACCCTGCTGGCGGACCGGGGGGAGATCCGCGTGGGCAGCCGGTACCAGGCGGACGTCACGGACCTGCTGAGGGAAG GTGAGGAGGACGGCCGCGACCAGTCCCAGCTGGAGACCAAGGTGTGGGAGGCCCACAACCCGCTCGTGGACAAGCAGATCGACCAGTTCCTGGTGGTGGCCCG ctccgTGGGCACCTTCGCCCGGGCCCTCGACTGCAGCAGCTCCGTCcggcagcccagcctgcacatgAGCGCCGCGGCCGCCTCTCGGGACATCACCCTG TTCCACGCCATGGACACGCTGCACAGGAGCGTGTACGACGTCGCCAAGGCGATCTCGGCGCTGGTGCCGCAGGGCGGGCCCGTGCTGTGCCGGGACGAGATGGAGGAGTGGTCGGCCTCGGAGGCCAGCCTGTTCGAGGAGGCCCTGGAGAAGTACGGCAAGGACTTCACGGACATCCAGCAGGACTTT ctgccctggaAGTCACTTACCAGCATCATCGAGTATTACTACATGTGGAAGACCACCGACAGATACGTgcagcag aaacgCTTGAAAGCCGCTGAAGCAGAGAGCAAGTTAAAGCAAGTCTATATCCCCAACTA TAACAAGCCAAACCCGAACCAGATCAGCGTGAGCAGCGTCAAGGCGGGCGTGGTGAACGGCGCGGGGGCTCCAGGCCAGACCCCCGGGGCCGGCCGGGCCTGCGAGAGCTGTTACA CCACCCAGTCTTACCAGTGGTATTCTTGGGGTCCCCCTAACATGCAGTGTCGCCTCTGCGCGTCTTGCTGGACGTATTGGAAGAAATATGGTGGCTTGAAAATGCCAACCCGCCTAGATGGAGAGAGGCCAGGACCAAACCGCAGTAACATG AGCCCCCACGGCATCCCAGCCCGGAGCAGCGGGAGCCCCAAGTTCGCCATGAAGACGCGGCAGGCCTTCTACCTGCACACCACCAAGCTCACACGCATCGCCCGGCGCCTGTGCCGAGAGATCCTGCGCCCCTGGCACGCCGCCCGGCACCCCTGCCTGCCCATCAACAGCGCAGCCATCAAGGCCGAGT GCACGGCCCGGCTGCCTGAAGCCTCGCAGAGCCCGCTGGTGCTGAAGCAGGCTGCGCGGAAGCCCCTGGAAGCCGTGCTTCGGTATCTCG agacccacccccgcccccccaagccCGACCCTGGGAAGAGCGTGTCCGGGGTGCTCGGCGGCCTCACCCCCGCCAAGTCGGCCCCCGTCATCAACAACGGCTCGCCCACCATCCTGGGCAAGAGGAGCTACGAGCAGCACAACGGCGTGGACG GCAACATGAAGAAGCGCctcttgatgcccagtaggg GCCTGACGAACCACGGACAGACCAGGCACATG GGACCAAGCCGGAACCTCCTGCTCAATGGGAAGCCGTACCCCACCAAAGTGCGCCTCATCCGAGGGGGCTCCCTGCCCCCCGTGAAGCGGCGGCGGATGAACTGGATCGACGCCCCTGACGACGTGTTCTACATGGCCACCGAGGAGACCAG GAAAATCCGCAAGCTGCTCTCGTCCTCGGAGACCAAGCGAGCCGCCCGCAGGCCCTACAAGCCCATCGCCTTGCGCCAGAGCCAGGCCCTGCCGCTGCGgccgcccccgcccgcgcccgTTAACGACGAGCCCATCGTCATTGAGGACTAG
- the MTA1 gene encoding metastasis-associated protein MTA1 isoform X2, whose protein sequence is MAANMYRVGDYVYFENSSSNPYLIRRIEELNKTANGNVEAKVVCFYRRRDISSTLIALADKHATLSVCYKPGSGADGEEGEMEEEMENPEMVDLPEKLRHQLRHRELFLSRQLESLPATHIRGKCSVTLLNETESLKSYLEREDFFFYSLVYDPQQKTLLADRGEIRVGSRYQADVTDLLREGEEDGRDQSQLETKVWEAHNPLVDKQIDQFLVVARSVGTFARALDCSSSVRQPSLHMSAAAASRDITLFHAMDTLHRSVYDVAKAISALVPQGGPVLCRDEMEEWSASEASLFEEALEKYGKDFTDIQQDFLPWKSLTSIIEYYYMWKTTDRYVQQKRLKAAEAESKLKQVYIPNYNKPNPNQISVSSVKAGVVNGAGAPGQTPGAGRACESCYMSPLRVLLDVLEEIWWLENANPPRWREARTKPQ, encoded by the exons ACTACGTCTACTTCGAGAACTCCTCCAGCAACCCCTACCTGATCCGGAGGATTGAGGAGCTCAACAAG ACGGCCAACGGGAACGTGGAGGCCAAGGTGGTGTGCTTCTACCGGCGGCGGGACATCTCCAGCACCCTCATCGCGCTGGCGGACAAGCATGCCA CCCTGTCTGTCTGCTACAAACCCGGGTCCGGGGCCGACGGCGAGGAAG gggagatggaggaggagatggagaaccCCGAGATGGTGGACCTGCCCGAGAAGCTCCGGCACCAGCTGCGGCACCGGGAGCTGTTCCTCTCGCGGCAGCTGGAGTCGCTGCCCGCCACCCACATCAG GGGGAAGTGCAGCGTCACTCTGCTCAACGAGACCGAGTCGCTCAAGTCCTACCTGGAGCGGGAG GACTTCTTCTTCTACTCACTCGTCTACGACCCGCAGCAGAAGACCCTGCTGGCGGACCGGGGGGAGATCCGCGTGGGCAGCCGGTACCAGGCGGACGTCACGGACCTGCTGAGGGAAG GTGAGGAGGACGGCCGCGACCAGTCCCAGCTGGAGACCAAGGTGTGGGAGGCCCACAACCCGCTCGTGGACAAGCAGATCGACCAGTTCCTGGTGGTGGCCCG ctccgTGGGCACCTTCGCCCGGGCCCTCGACTGCAGCAGCTCCGTCcggcagcccagcctgcacatgAGCGCCGCGGCCGCCTCTCGGGACATCACCCTG TTCCACGCCATGGACACGCTGCACAGGAGCGTGTACGACGTCGCCAAGGCGATCTCGGCGCTGGTGCCGCAGGGCGGGCCCGTGCTGTGCCGGGACGAGATGGAGGAGTGGTCGGCCTCGGAGGCCAGCCTGTTCGAGGAGGCCCTGGAGAAGTACGGCAAGGACTTCACGGACATCCAGCAGGACTTT ctgccctggaAGTCACTTACCAGCATCATCGAGTATTACTACATGTGGAAGACCACCGACAGATACGTgcagcag aaacgCTTGAAAGCCGCTGAAGCAGAGAGCAAGTTAAAGCAAGTCTATATCCCCAACTA TAACAAGCCAAACCCGAACCAGATCAGCGTGAGCAGCGTCAAGGCGGGCGTGGTGAACGGCGCGGGGGCTCCAGGCCAGACCCCCGGGGCCGGCCGGGCCTGCGAGAGCTGTTACA TGTCGCCTCTGCGCGTCTTGCTGGACGTATTGGAAGAAATATGGTGGCTTGAAAATGCCAACCCGCCTAGATGGAGAGAGGCCAGGACCAAACCGCAGTAA